One window of the Caminibacter pacificus genome contains the following:
- a CDS encoding LPP20 family lipoprotein translates to MRYLIFLALLILGCSSKPDIPKWYLNTPKDNSLYLYGSGEGYDRNEAINSALSFIASKLKVKISSTFQSEKSYIDYNGKEDVYKNMSQNIKSTIDNFTFYNYKIDKIKKIDDKYYALIKINRQTNAQKIIQDIKNSLKNLPALTNSAIENLKNAKKAQKTIIKLKNRYKLAKILNPQIQNINFPKKYEKIIRNTTFNVYSNSTFLKNYLLNTISKKYTISNSPKIKVIANIYLKTKKIVGEYLTNAKLNLLLKDKTTQKEYFFECAASSFNPELSKKIAIKKCADKAKKLLNTLF, encoded by the coding sequence ATGAGATATTTAATTTTTTTGGCACTACTGATTTTGGGATGTTCTTCAAAACCTGATATTCCCAAATGGTATTTAAACACCCCAAAAGACAATTCACTTTATCTTTACGGCAGCGGTGAGGGATACGACAGAAACGAAGCAATTAACTCGGCTCTTAGTTTTATCGCCAGCAAACTTAAAGTAAAAATATCATCTACTTTTCAAAGCGAAAAATCATATATCGATTACAACGGAAAAGAAGACGTATATAAAAATATGTCTCAAAACATAAAAAGTACGATTGACAACTTCACGTTTTACAATTACAAAATAGACAAAATCAAAAAAATAGACGACAAATATTACGCTCTAATCAAAATAAACCGCCAAACTAACGCTCAAAAAATCATTCAAGATATAAAAAATTCATTAAAAAACCTCCCTGCTCTTACAAACTCCGCAATAGAAAACCTAAAAAACGCAAAAAAAGCCCAAAAAACGATAATAAAACTAAAAAACAGATATAAACTCGCAAAAATACTAAACCCTCAAATCCAAAACATCAATTTTCCTAAAAAATATGAAAAAATAATCCGAAACACAACTTTTAACGTCTATTCGAATTCTACGTTTTTAAAAAACTACTTGCTAAATACCATCTCAAAAAAATATACGATTTCAAACAGTCCGAAAATAAAAGTAATAGCAAACATATATTTAAAAACGAAAAAAATTGTCGGTGAATACCTCACAAACGCAAAATTAAATCTTTTATTAAAAGACAAAACGACACAAAAAGAGTACTTCTTCGAATGTGCCGCAAGCAGTTTCAATCCGGAACTTTCAAAAAAAATTGCAATTAAAAAATGTGCCGACAAAGCAAAAAAACTTCTAAATACTCTTTTTTAA
- a CDS encoding GNAT family N-acetyltransferase, producing MKGHSGISSPFFIVKKPVDAIIRDIKKGDSKDIVELFRANYDDTYYKKSFYDHKTWEEMVESKKYYPIVAEIDGKVVGQFLLTVNDKYNGEIGAVVVHPDYKGRGLMNKMFDYLIKKAESLGLSAIYGEAIMFHPFSQKANLKHGMIETALQLGEVASWIAQKDIKFEKRSGTLVGYKIFNRQKRSLYTPKIYRKLILDRYKKASLPISKAAIRPIKKSLKLWENRLLKLSGIIIDGKIKNFENRFNTLFTKAKLRGEMVYADINLHTPEIEEITEFLNKKRFFYSGVLFYRYNGFDYLRLQYENTHNVEERLNVCFSDYCKFLSKFVIRDKKRVARL from the coding sequence ATGAAAGGACATAGCGGAATATCATCGCCGTTTTTTATCGTAAAAAAGCCGGTTGATGCGATTATTAGAGATATTAAAAAGGGCGATTCGAAAGATATTGTCGAGCTTTTTAGAGCGAATTACGACGATACTTATTACAAAAAAAGTTTTTATGACCATAAAACGTGGGAAGAGATGGTCGAGAGTAAAAAATATTATCCGATTGTTGCCGAAATTGACGGGAAGGTTGTGGGGCAGTTTTTGCTTACTGTAAATGACAAATATAACGGAGAAATCGGAGCGGTAGTGGTTCATCCCGATTACAAAGGTAGGGGACTTATGAATAAAATGTTTGATTATTTGATAAAAAAAGCCGAGAGTCTCGGGCTTAGTGCAATATACGGAGAAGCTATAATGTTTCATCCTTTTTCTCAAAAAGCCAACCTAAAACACGGAATGATTGAAACCGCTCTTCAGCTTGGAGAGGTCGCTTCTTGGATAGCCCAAAAAGATATTAAATTCGAAAAACGCTCCGGCACGCTTGTAGGCTATAAGATTTTTAATCGTCAAAAACGCTCTTTATATACTCCGAAAATTTATAGAAAATTGATACTTGATAGGTATAAAAAAGCATCCCTTCCAATCTCAAAAGCCGCAATCAGACCTATTAAAAAGTCCCTAAAACTTTGGGAAAACAGACTTTTAAAACTCTCAGGTATCATAATTGACGGAAAAATTAAAAACTTCGAAAACAGATTCAACACTCTCTTTACAAAAGCGAAACTCAGAGGAGAAATGGTATATGCCGATATCAACCTCCACACTCCCGAAATAGAAGAAATTACCGAGTTTTTAAACAAAAAAAGATTTTTTTACAGCGGTGTTTTGTTTTATAGATACAACGGATTTGATTATTTAAGACTACAATACGAAAATACCCACAACGTCGAGGAGAGATTAAACGTATGTTTTAGCGATTATTGTAAATTTTTAAGTAAATTCGTTATAAGAGATAAAAAAAGAGTGGCGAGATTATGA
- a CDS encoding amino acid ABC transporter ATP-binding protein, giving the protein MEPIIQMKNINKHYGDFHALKNVNFDVKKGEVVVVCGPSGSGKSTLIRCINRLEDISEGKIIVDGKDLYDKKTNINKLRQEVGMVFQHFNLFPHLSILENITLAPIKVKKMPKEEAEKLAMELLERVKIPHQANKYPSELSGGQKQRVAIARTLAMKPKIILFDEPTSALDPEMIGEVLDVMKELARENYTIVCVTHEMGFAREVADRIVFMDAGEIVEENTPEEFFKNPKTDRAKKFFSEILHH; this is encoded by the coding sequence ATGGAACCTATCATTCAGATGAAAAACATCAACAAACATTACGGCGATTTTCATGCACTCAAAAATGTCAATTTCGACGTTAAAAAAGGTGAAGTCGTCGTAGTTTGCGGTCCGAGCGGCAGCGGTAAATCCACACTTATCAGATGTATCAACAGACTCGAAGATATAAGTGAAGGAAAAATTATCGTTGACGGCAAAGACCTATACGACAAAAAAACAAACATAAACAAACTTCGCCAAGAAGTCGGAATGGTGTTTCAGCACTTCAATCTTTTCCCTCATCTGTCAATTTTAGAAAACATCACGTTAGCTCCTATCAAAGTCAAAAAAATGCCAAAAGAAGAAGCCGAAAAACTTGCTATGGAACTGCTTGAGAGAGTAAAAATACCTCATCAAGCAAACAAATATCCAAGCGAGCTAAGCGGAGGACAAAAACAAAGAGTGGCAATAGCAAGAACGCTTGCGATGAAACCTAAAATCATTCTTTTTGACGAACCCACAAGCGCACTCGACCCGGAAATGATAGGAGAAGTTTTGGATGTAATGAAAGAACTTGCACGTGAAAATTACACAATCGTTTGCGTAACTCACGAAATGGGATTTGCAAGGGAAGTTGCGGATAGAATCGTATTTATGGATGCGGGTGAGATTGTAGAAGAAAACACCCCGGAAGAATTTTTCAAAAACCCGAAAACCGACAGAGCAAAAAAATTTTTTAGCGAAATTTTACATCATTAA
- a CDS encoding ABC transporter ATP-binding protein yields the protein MIKIRHLKKVFGSKVVLRDVNLDIKDEKITYILGMSGQGKSTIIKHIVGLLKPTAGEIWVDEINVADADIQQLYEVRKRVGFTFQEGALFDSMNIFDNVAFPLKEHTNMNKDEIKKRVFETLEMVGLDADRVAYLYPHELSGGMRKRAATARAIILKPKYILYDEPTSGLDPIISDKITRMIESLTREHKMTSVVISHDLKETFKSADYVAMLYNGEIIEYGTVEEFKNSQNPIVRAFIEGNSEKYEKIADGV from the coding sequence ATGATAAAAATCAGACATCTAAAAAAGGTATTCGGTAGCAAAGTCGTATTAAGAGATGTCAATTTGGATATAAAAGACGAAAAAATCACTTATATTTTAGGAATGTCGGGGCAGGGAAAATCGACGATTATCAAACATATCGTAGGGCTTTTGAAACCTACTGCCGGTGAGATTTGGGTCGATGAAATAAACGTAGCCGATGCAGATATTCAACAATTATACGAAGTTAGAAAAAGAGTGGGGTTTACGTTTCAAGAGGGGGCATTATTCGATAGTATGAATATTTTCGATAACGTGGCTTTTCCTCTAAAAGAACATACGAATATGAATAAAGACGAGATTAAAAAAAGAGTTTTCGAAACACTTGAAATGGTAGGTCTTGATGCCGATAGGGTGGCTTATCTTTATCCTCACGAATTAAGCGGAGGAATGAGAAAAAGAGCGGCTACGGCAAGGGCGATAATTCTAAAGCCCAAATACATCCTTTACGACGAACCTACAAGCGGACTTGACCCGATTATCAGTGATAAAATCACAAGAATGATAGAATCTTTAACAAGAGAGCACAAAATGACAAGTGTCGTAATCTCTCACGATTTGAAAGAGACTTTCAAAAGTGCCGATTATGTCGCAATGCTTTATAACGGAGAAATAATCGAATACGGAACCGTCGAAGAATTTAAAAACTCTCAAAATCCTATCGTTAGGGCGTTTATCGAAGGAAACAGCGAAAAATACGAAAAAATAGCTGACGGAGTATAA
- a CDS encoding DMT family transporter: protein MLRKYADFLLVLVALSWGSTFILVKKAIEDLPAFSFLFVRFFLAFLLMYVFFHKKIEIDKKILKASLILGFLNFSAYALQTVSLYYLPSNIVAFLTGLFVIFTPVSAYFFFKKEIPKKVIIAAILAFLGIYFLTQAKFAFSIYVFLVILCAFFYALHINFTDIFSKKYNIFSLVTFQFLFVAIFSLFLIPFEDLQNVKISFTVVFAIIITVVFATVFAFFVQTFAQQFTTPTKTAIIFALEPVSAAFLGAFFGESLNIKQIIGGVLVVISMITAEI from the coding sequence GTGCTAAGAAAGTACGCCGATTTTCTGCTTGTTTTAGTGGCTCTAAGCTGGGGGAGTACTTTTATTTTAGTAAAAAAAGCGATAGAAGACCTCCCCGCTTTTTCATTTTTATTCGTAAGATTCTTTTTGGCTTTTTTGCTAATGTACGTATTTTTTCATAAAAAAATAGAAATAGACAAAAAAATCTTGAAAGCTTCTCTGATTTTAGGATTTTTAAATTTTTCGGCTTATGCGCTACAAACCGTTTCGCTTTATTATCTACCTTCAAACATAGTCGCTTTTTTAACGGGACTATTCGTAATATTTACTCCCGTAAGCGCTTATTTTTTCTTTAAAAAAGAGATTCCCAAAAAAGTCATAATTGCGGCAATTTTGGCGTTTTTGGGAATATACTTTTTAACTCAAGCGAAATTTGCCTTTTCCATATACGTTTTTTTGGTAATTCTTTGCGCCTTTTTTTACGCTTTACATATCAATTTTACAGATATTTTTTCTAAAAAATACAATATTTTTTCACTTGTAACTTTTCAGTTTTTGTTCGTAGCGATTTTCAGTCTGTTTTTAATACCTTTTGAAGATTTACAAAATGTCAAAATCTCTTTTACGGTCGTATTTGCGATAATTATTACGGTTGTTTTCGCAACCGTTTTCGCTTTTTTCGTTCAAACGTTCGCACAGCAGTTCACCACACCGACAAAAACGGCGATTATTTTTGCTTTAGAGCCGGTAAGCGCCGCGTTTTTGGGAGCGTTTTTCGGTGAGAGCTTGAATATAAAGCAGATAATAGGAGGAGTTTTGGTAGTTATTTCGATGATAACAGCCGAAATTTAA
- a CDS encoding transporter substrate-binding domain-containing protein — MKKLIAFLFIVASLFAADFQLWQKSTLNSILKNNQLRVCLEPGYVPFEMRDKHGRIIGFDVDIAKKMAKDMGVKLKLVPTAWDGIISALMTNKCDIIISGMTITQKRNLKVAFSDPYFLVGQTLLVNKKHSNVKSYKDLDKPGIVITTKLGTTGEIAARKLFKHATIKTFDSESAAVQEVLNNRADAFIYDKPYNELFMAGKGKGRLIFLKQDLTYEPLGFAINHGDPDFLNWLNNFLRQIKHDGTYEKFYNKWFRNTDWLKRVQ, encoded by the coding sequence ATGAAAAAATTAATCGCGTTTTTATTTATTGTCGCTTCACTATTTGCGGCCGATTTTCAACTTTGGCAAAAATCTACACTAAATTCAATTCTTAAAAACAATCAATTAAGAGTCTGTTTAGAACCCGGATACGTGCCGTTTGAGATGAGAGACAAACACGGAAGAATTATCGGTTTTGACGTGGATATCGCAAAAAAAATGGCAAAAGATATGGGTGTAAAACTAAAACTCGTACCTACTGCGTGGGACGGAATTATTTCGGCACTTATGACGAATAAATGTGATATTATCATTTCCGGTATGACGATTACGCAAAAAAGAAATTTAAAAGTAGCCTTTAGCGACCCTTACTTTTTAGTAGGACAAACACTACTCGTAAATAAAAAACATTCAAACGTTAAAAGCTACAAAGACCTTGATAAACCGGGAATCGTAATCACTACGAAACTCGGAACTACAGGTGAAATCGCAGCAAGAAAACTTTTCAAACACGCTACTATCAAAACTTTTGACAGCGAAAGTGCGGCGGTTCAAGAAGTATTAAACAACAGAGCCGATGCATTTATCTACGACAAACCTTACAACGAACTATTTATGGCAGGAAAAGGTAAAGGAAGACTTATCTTCTTAAAACAAGACTTAACTTACGAACCTTTAGGATTTGCTATCAATCACGGAGACCCTGATTTTCTAAATTGGCTAAACAACTTCCTAAGACAAATCAAACACGACGGAACTTACGAAAAATTCTACAACAAATGGTTTAGAAACACTGATTGGCTAAAAAGAGTACAATGA
- a CDS encoding class I SAM-dependent methyltransferase, producing MIEEKIKWNEKYKTFTPKAPSILLDHIPSAKNKKALDLAGGLGTNAEALLNKGYDVTLIDISNVAISKIKNPKIKTICLDLDNYIIPQNEYDVIIIIKYFNLDLLKQIPKALKKGGYFAFEKIPKYKLTTEEFFEIFKDFETIFFTKEPFRFVGKIF from the coding sequence ATGATAGAAGAAAAAATCAAATGGAATGAAAAATATAAAACTTTCACCCCAAAAGCACCGAGTATCCTTTTAGACCACATACCAAGCGCAAAAAATAAAAAAGCTTTGGATTTGGCCGGCGGTCTTGGTACAAACGCCGAAGCTTTACTAAACAAAGGATACGACGTAACGCTTATAGATATAAGCAATGTCGCAATATCAAAAATCAAAAACCCTAAAATCAAAACGATTTGCCTTGACCTTGATAATTATATTATACCACAAAATGAGTACGATGTTATCATAATAATTAAATATTTTAATTTAGATTTGCTAAAACAAATACCAAAAGCACTAAAAAAAGGCGGTTATTTCGCATTTGAAAAAATCCCCAAATACAAACTGACAACCGAGGAGTTTTTTGAAATTTTTAAGGATTTTGAAACGATTTTTTTTACTAAAGAACCCTTTAGATTCGTTGGTAAAATTTTTTAA
- a CDS encoding amidohydrolase, translating to MKKIIAEIDKLKDKIIEIRRHIHMYPDLSGEEYPTRDYVKEILQKEGIKEIRTFENHAGMVVDIIAGDNLPTIAFRADMDALPIKEENNVPYKSRKQGVMHACGHDGHTAILTGFLIACNRHKDKLPFNIRGIFQHKEEVMDGGSEDLIRDGALDGVSAIFGLHMYPYLKTGEIGYKYGEMMASADMFEIEIFGKSAHGARPHEGVDAILTASMVVNSINHIVSRRIDPLHPAVISFGTIEGGKAANIICDHVKLSGTVRTLNDSVRQNIKEMMEEATAGICRAMGAKYNFHYYFGNPELINDDKMVDVVIKAAKKFATPIDLRQPVMGGEDFANYLKVVKGAFFRLGCCNENKATCYPQHHPRFDIDEDSLIIGAKIFANILKELK from the coding sequence ATGAAAAAAATTATAGCCGAAATAGACAAACTAAAAGATAAAATCATCGAAATTAGACGTCATATTCATATGTATCCTGACCTCTCGGGTGAAGAGTATCCCACAAGAGACTATGTAAAAGAGATTTTGCAAAAAGAGGGAATAAAAGAGATAAGAACTTTTGAAAATCACGCCGGAATGGTCGTGGATATTATAGCGGGCGATAATTTGCCTACAATTGCGTTTAGGGCTGATATGGACGCACTGCCGATAAAAGAAGAAAACAACGTTCCGTATAAGTCAAGAAAACAAGGCGTTATGCATGCTTGCGGTCATGACGGGCATACGGCGATACTCACGGGCTTTTTGATAGCCTGCAACAGACACAAAGACAAACTCCCCTTTAACATAAGAGGAATTTTCCAACACAAAGAAGAAGTAATGGACGGAGGCAGCGAAGATTTGATAAGAGACGGAGCGCTTGATGGAGTCAGTGCGATTTTCGGGCTTCATATGTATCCGTATTTGAAGACGGGTGAGATAGGGTATAAATACGGCGAAATGATGGCGAGTGCCGATATGTTTGAGATTGAGATTTTCGGAAAAAGCGCTCACGGGGCAAGACCGCACGAGGGGGTGGATGCTATTCTTACCGCTTCTATGGTTGTGAATTCTATCAATCATATCGTAAGTAGAAGAATCGACCCTTTACATCCTGCGGTGATATCTTTCGGAACGATTGAAGGCGGAAAGGCCGCCAATATCATTTGCGACCATGTAAAACTTAGCGGAACGGTCAGAACCTTAAACGATTCGGTTAGACAAAACATAAAAGAGATGATGGAAGAAGCAACCGCCGGGATTTGTAGAGCGATGGGCGCGAAATATAATTTTCATTACTACTTCGGAAATCCCGAGCTTATAAATGATGATAAAATGGTGGATGTGGTTATTAAAGCGGCAAAAAAATTCGCAACGCCTATAGACTTAAGACAACCCGTTATGGGCGGTGAAGATTTTGCGAATTATCTAAAGGTGGTTAAGGGAGCGTTTTTCAGACTCGGCTGTTGTAATGAAAACAAAGCCACCTGCTATCCGCAACATCACCCGAGATTCGATATTGATGAGGATAGTTTGATAATAGGTGCTAAAATATTTGCAAATATTCTTAAGGAGCTTAAATGA
- a CDS encoding succinyl-diaminopimelate desuccinylase — protein sequence MRKVYELKKGMKIISDGEILEFEEIRGDKAIFYNDWGIEFEFPDYLDIDEIGEIYDETNRSEDSLTPSLF from the coding sequence TTGAGAAAGGTATACGAATTAAAAAAGGGGATGAAAATCATTAGCGACGGCGAAATTTTGGAATTCGAAGAAATCAGGGGTGATAAAGCCATATTTTATAACGATTGGGGTATCGAGTTCGAATTTCCGGATTATTTGGATATAGACGAAATAGGAGAAATTTACGACGAAACGAATAGAAGCGAAGATTCTCTAACGCCTTCGCTTTTTTAA
- a CDS encoding YqiA/YcfP family alpha/beta fold hydrolase, translated as MIVYIHGFASCAKSNKTKILRDYFGDLVAINLPPSPLEAIEKLKEYAKPGNLLIGSSLGGYYAMHLAEKYGLKAVLINPSLKPYKTLKPYIGTQYRYCDNTPFKWKKSYLKELKKLKTKPKRGKYLVLLQSGDEILNYKKALKKFKNLPNAKVVVEYGGNHRFENLNDYLSMIENFKNS; from the coding sequence ATGATTGTATATATTCACGGATTCGCAAGCTGTGCAAAAAGCAACAAAACCAAAATCTTAAGAGATTATTTCGGGGATTTGGTCGCAATAAACCTGCCTCCCTCCCCTCTTGAAGCGATAGAGAAACTAAAAGAGTATGCAAAACCTGGTAATCTTCTTATTGGTAGTTCTCTTGGAGGATATTATGCAATGCACTTGGCCGAAAAATACGGCCTAAAAGCTGTATTAATCAACCCGTCCTTAAAACCTTATAAAACCCTAAAACCTTACATCGGCACCCAATACAGATATTGCGACAACACTCCTTTTAAATGGAAAAAGAGCTATTTAAAAGAATTAAAAAAACTTAAAACAAAACCAAAAAGAGGAAAATATTTGGTACTTTTGCAAAGCGGTGACGAAATTTTAAACTATAAAAAAGCTCTTAAAAAATTCAAAAACCTGCCAAACGCAAAAGTTGTAGTAGAATACGGAGGCAATCACAGATTTGAAAATCTAAACGACTACCTCTCAATGATAGAAAACTTCAAAAACTCATAA
- the dapE gene encoding succinyl-diaminopimelate desuccinylase, which produces MDVIELFKKLLEFKSITPNDDGAMEFIKNYLNDYEVIETEKEGVKNLFIYKKFGEGDHLCFGGHIDVVPPGEGWKTDPFTPTEIDGKIYARGAQDMKSGLAAFLWAMKNAKNFNGTLSALITSDEEGDAVWGTKYMLEILKEKNLIPDFAIVAEPTCEEVFGDAIKIGRRGSINGVLRKIGLQGHAAYPEKSINPIHKVAQVLHKIAGVDLDEGDEYFAPSKFVVTDIRAGMEVTNVTPGELKMMFNVRNNTHTDKEKIKNFIHEHFKDMNYTLELKQSAEPFITDPNTKVVKALDKAIQKETGITPKHSTAGGTSDARFFAKYGVKVVEFGVKNDTIHAPNERTGKDEVIKLSKIFKDVIEEWK; this is translated from the coding sequence ATGGACGTAATAGAACTTTTTAAAAAGTTACTTGAATTTAAATCGATTACTCCAAATGACGACGGAGCGATGGAATTTATAAAGAATTATTTAAACGATTACGAAGTAATTGAAACAGAAAAAGAAGGTGTAAAAAATCTTTTTATTTATAAAAAATTCGGCGAAGGCGATCATTTGTGTTTCGGGGGGCATATCGACGTAGTACCACCGGGAGAGGGCTGGAAAACAGACCCTTTTACACCGACTGAAATTGACGGAAAAATATACGCAAGAGGTGCACAGGATATGAAAAGCGGACTTGCGGCGTTTTTGTGGGCTATGAAAAACGCAAAAAACTTCAACGGAACCCTCAGCGCTCTTATAACAAGCGATGAAGAAGGCGATGCCGTGTGGGGAACAAAATATATGCTTGAAATTTTAAAAGAAAAAAATCTTATTCCGGATTTTGCAATTGTAGCCGAGCCTACGTGCGAAGAGGTTTTCGGAGATGCTATTAAAATCGGAAGAAGAGGAAGTATTAACGGAGTGCTAAGAAAAATCGGACTTCAAGGTCACGCGGCATATCCGGAAAAATCAATAAACCCTATCCATAAAGTAGCTCAAGTACTACACAAAATCGCGGGTGTGGATTTGGACGAGGGAGATGAGTATTTTGCTCCGAGTAAATTCGTAGTCACCGACATCAGAGCCGGAATGGAAGTGACAAACGTAACTCCGGGTGAGCTTAAAATGATGTTTAACGTCAGAAACAACACTCATACTGACAAAGAAAAAATCAAAAACTTCATCCACGAGCATTTCAAAGATATGAACTATACGCTTGAGCTTAAACAAAGCGCCGAACCTTTTATTACCGACCCGAATACAAAAGTTGTAAAAGCTCTTGATAAGGCAATACAAAAAGAAACGGGCATAACGCCGAAACATTCAACCGCAGGCGGAACGAGCGATGCGAGATTTTTTGCGAAATACGGAGTAAAAGTAGTCGAATTCGGAGTAAAAAACGACACTATTCACGCTCCTAACGAAAGAACGGGCAAAGACGAAGTGATTAAGCTATCAAAAATATTCAAAGACGTAATTGAAGAGTGGAAATAG
- a CDS encoding amino acid ABC transporter permease codes for MRESIFKNKKTGLILALLFYIGLGYFLYQAASKINYTWKWDMIPKYFVYHQKEPITSPCDGKLEIKGDKAIVICENKKTYTFNIKGYKLEFKNGDYLYEDDEIAYKSVLKPGPFLMGLWVTIKISIISMVIAFIIGLIIAIMRLSGIPALDYIGSVYVTVIRGTPLLVQLFIFYFIVATIFNLPRFWAGVMSLSIFYGAYIAEILRGAIQAVDKGQHEAAKSLGFNAWQRMYYIILPQALRKALPALVGELISLIKDSSLVSIISITDLTKVGREIVANTFSPFETWLTVAALYLMLTSILSFIGHKLEKRMKVKGGF; via the coding sequence ATGAGAGAGTCGATTTTCAAAAATAAAAAAACGGGGCTTATTTTAGCCCTTCTGTTTTATATCGGGCTTGGATATTTCTTGTATCAAGCCGCAAGCAAGATAAACTACACTTGGAAATGGGATATGATTCCCAAATATTTCGTTTATCATCAAAAAGAACCGATAACTTCGCCTTGTGACGGAAAGCTTGAAATAAAAGGCGACAAAGCCATCGTAATTTGCGAAAACAAAAAAACATATACATTTAACATAAAAGGCTATAAGTTAGAGTTTAAAAACGGGGATTATCTTTATGAAGATGACGAAATAGCTTACAAAAGCGTACTAAAACCGGGACCATTTTTAATGGGACTTTGGGTAACTATTAAAATTTCGATTATTTCTATGGTAATTGCTTTTATTATAGGGCTTATTATAGCGATTATGAGACTTAGCGGTATTCCGGCGCTTGATTATATCGGAAGCGTTTATGTAACGGTAATAAGAGGGACTCCGCTTTTGGTACAGCTTTTTATTTTTTATTTTATTGTGGCGACGATTTTTAACCTACCGAGATTCTGGGCGGGTGTTATGAGTTTGTCTATCTTTTACGGAGCGTATATCGCCGAGATTTTAAGAGGTGCGATTCAAGCGGTGGATAAAGGCCAACACGAAGCGGCAAAATCCTTAGGATTCAACGCCTGGCAAAGAATGTATTATATTATCTTGCCGCAGGCTCTTAGAAAAGCGCTTCCGGCACTTGTCGGAGAGCTTATATCTTTAATCAAAGACAGCTCGCTTGTGTCTATCATATCTATTACGGACCTGACAAAAGTCGGACGCGAAATCGTAGCCAATACTTTCTCGCCGTTTGAAACTTGGCTGACCGTTGCGGCTTTATATTTGATGCTGACAAGCATTTTAAGCTTTATAGGACATAAACTTGAAAAAAGAATGAAAGTAAAAGGCGGCTTTTAG